The Thiovulum sp. ES sequence GGGAGGGTGGAGGTTGAGGTTGTGGATCTTAAAAAAGGAGAAAAAGGTAAAGGGGATTTTTTCCCAGAGGATGGTAAGCGAGATGATTTCGACCTTGGAAAGTGGAAAAAACGCGATAATATACGTAAACAGGAGGGGATATTTGCCTTACTTTTTTTGCTCGGACTGTGGAACGCCGGTTAAGTGCGAAAACTGCGATGTTGTGTTGGCCTTGCATAAGGGTAAGTTCGGCGAATTTTTGAAATGCCACGTGTGCGGATTTTCAAGCGACTTACCCCTAACCTGCGCCAACTGCGGGGGAACCAACTTACAGGGTGTAGGGTTTGGGACGCAAAGGGTGGAGCAGGAGCTCTCGGAAATTTTAAACTTTGAGGTTTTCAGGATGGATTCGGACAAAATAAGAAGTAAAGGGGAGAGCTTGAGGATACTGAAGGAGTTCGGGGAGGGAAAGATCAGGGTGTTGGTCGGGACGAAGATGGTAGTAAAGGGTTTGGATTTCCCGAACGTTTCCTTGGTGGTCATCCTTAACGCGGACGAGTTTTTATATAGGGGAGGGGACTTTAGGGCGGAGGAGAGGGCAATGCAGATCCTTTATCAGATATCCGGCAGGATAAGGAAAGAGGGAAAGCTCCTTATACAAACCTACAACCCCAACCATCCGGTTTTAAGGGAATTTTTGAGAGGGAAAATGAAAAACTCATACGAGAGGATGTACGAAGAGAGGGAAAGATCCGGCCTTCCCCCCTTTAGGAGGATGGCAATATTTGAAGTTAGGACGAGTTCGGAGGAGAACGATAGGATAAACTTTAAGGTTTTGGAGGATTTTGTCGAAAATTATAAATTTGGAACGGTTTGGGGACCGACGCACCCTCCTGTGCGCAAGATCAGGGGAACGTACAGGGTTAGGGTGGTGGTTCTGGGAAACGATGCGAGGGAAGTTTCAAAGGTCCTTTCGGATTTGGAAAGTTTACCCTTAAGGGGAAGGAAGATCTTTAACGTTGATCCCGTGCATCTCGATTG is a genomic window containing:
- a CDS encoding primosomal protein N' (replication factor Y) - superfamily II helicase (PFAM: Helicase conserved C-terminal domain~TIGRFAM: primosomal protein N'); translation: MPYFFCSDCGTPVKCENCDVVLALHKGKFGEFLKCHVCGFSSDLPLTCANCGGTNLQGVGFGTQRVEQELSEILNFEVFRMDSDKIRSKGESLRILKEFGEGKIRVLVGTKMVVKGLDFPNVSLVVILNADEFLYRGGDFRAEERAMQILYQISGRIRKEGKLLIQTYNPNHPVLREFLRGKMKNSYERMYEERERSGLPPFRRMAIFEVRTSSEENDRINFKVLEDFVENYKFGTVWGPTHPPVRKIRGTYRVRVVVLGNDAREVSKVLSDLESLPLRGRKIFNVDPVHLD